In the genome of Telluria beijingensis, one region contains:
- a CDS encoding SDR family NAD(P)-dependent oxidoreductase encodes MNRFNGKTVLVTGAASGIGLAAARRFLDEGASVVMLDIDEAKLREAAAGLPQDRVLVQVGDTADKETATGAVKAAVDRFGGLHILVNNAGMATEGDIMGTSEEDFERVMAVNVAGYFHMAKAAMPELVKVRGSIVMTSSVSGLGGDWNMFAYNTSKGAVSNMVRAMAMDAGKDGVRVNAVNPSFTRTGMTEDMVNDPELVAKFRERMPLGAPEDPEGVAAAMAFLASDDARLITGVNLPVDAGLMASNGQPPQ; translated from the coding sequence ATGAACCGTTTCAATGGCAAGACCGTGCTCGTCACCGGCGCAGCTTCCGGCATCGGCCTGGCGGCCGCCCGCCGATTCCTCGATGAAGGCGCCAGCGTCGTGATGCTCGATATCGACGAGGCCAAGCTCAGGGAAGCTGCCGCCGGCCTGCCGCAGGATCGCGTGCTGGTACAGGTCGGCGATACCGCCGACAAGGAGACCGCAACCGGCGCCGTCAAGGCGGCCGTCGACCGCTTCGGCGGGCTGCACATCCTGGTCAACAATGCCGGGATGGCGACCGAGGGCGACATCATGGGGACGAGCGAGGAGGACTTCGAGCGCGTCATGGCGGTCAATGTCGCCGGCTACTTCCACATGGCCAAGGCGGCGATGCCCGAACTGGTGAAGGTGCGCGGATCGATCGTCATGACGTCGTCGGTGTCGGGCCTGGGCGGCGACTGGAATATGTTCGCCTATAACACCTCGAAGGGCGCCGTCAGCAATATGGTGCGCGCGATGGCGATGGATGCGGGGAAGGATGGCGTACGCGTCAACGCCGTCAACCCGAGTTTCACCAGGACCGGGATGACCGAGGACATGGTGAACGATCCCGAACTGGTCGCCAAATTCAGGGAACGCATGCCGCTCGGCGCGCCGGAAGATCCGGAGGGCGTTGCGGCCGCGATGGCCTTCCTGGCGAGCGACGATGCGCGCCTCATTACCGGCGTCAACCTGCCGGTGGATGCGGGGTTGATGGCCTCGAATGGGCAGCCGCCGCAGTAG
- a CDS encoding carboxylesterase/lipase family protein, whose protein sequence is MSWSSHTLLGILLALHLPAVMAQQVTVSGGKVAGLAMPDGSTIFYGIPYAAAPDGERRWKPPAPRAPWTGVRDASRQAPACVQGDAGWNQAFMQGASEDCLSLAVRTPTLDRQARLPVLVYIHGGSNAAGGAGSLAQDALHREGIVLVKIQYRLGAFGFLGLDALRQEDPHGSSANYGLLDQVAALEWVKTNIASFGGDPARVTISGSSAGATDALFLTYSPLARGLFQRAILQSAAPGAPRPASHSEAMGNALLERLALPRGAAGLAALRSLPAERINAAAANLPVSHGVDPSFTWEQQNVDGHVLPHSYAQAHAGGVGRDIAILIGSNTQELGADRKPDTGAVLVRAVFGAKAPAALAWYGIRDGISPAADPVLGSVPTQLMTDAWFRCPARWLAHRMRDAGTRVWRYEFGFGAPGSGKPPEHTTEMDYVYHAPQAGWPPVQRYWANFIRNGDPNGDGLPAWPMVGPDDAALAIAPQGIAAGHGARAGICDLMFEGLAYPPAPIIPN, encoded by the coding sequence ATGTCGTGGTCCTCGCACACACTGTTGGGCATCTTGCTGGCGTTGCACTTGCCGGCCGTCATGGCGCAGCAGGTCACGGTTTCCGGCGGCAAGGTCGCCGGGCTGGCCATGCCGGATGGCAGCACCATCTTCTACGGCATTCCCTACGCCGCCGCGCCGGACGGCGAGCGGCGCTGGAAACCGCCGGCCCCGCGCGCGCCATGGACCGGGGTGCGCGACGCCAGCCGCCAGGCGCCGGCCTGCGTGCAGGGCGACGCGGGCTGGAACCAGGCCTTCATGCAGGGCGCGAGCGAGGATTGCCTCAGCCTGGCGGTTCGCACGCCCACGCTCGATCGACAGGCCCGCTTGCCGGTGCTGGTGTATATCCACGGCGGTTCGAATGCCGCCGGCGGCGCCGGCAGCCTGGCGCAGGACGCGCTGCACCGCGAGGGCATCGTGCTGGTCAAGATCCAGTACCGGCTTGGCGCCTTCGGCTTCCTGGGACTCGACGCGCTGCGCCAGGAAGATCCGCATGGCTCGTCGGCCAACTACGGCCTGCTCGACCAGGTCGCCGCGCTCGAATGGGTCAAGACGAACATCGCCAGCTTCGGTGGCGACCCGGCGCGCGTGACCATCAGCGGCAGCTCGGCCGGCGCCACCGACGCCTTGTTCCTCACGTATTCGCCGTTGGCCAGGGGACTGTTCCAGCGCGCCATCCTGCAGTCGGCGGCGCCAGGCGCGCCGCGTCCGGCGTCGCACAGCGAAGCGATGGGAAATGCATTGCTCGAGCGGCTGGCGCTACCCCGGGGCGCGGCCGGCCTTGCTGCGCTGCGCAGCCTGCCGGCGGAGCGGATCAACGCGGCGGCGGCCAACCTGCCGGTCTCCCACGGCGTCGATCCGAGCTTCACCTGGGAACAGCAAAACGTGGACGGCCATGTCCTGCCGCACAGCTACGCGCAAGCCCATGCCGGTGGCGTCGGTCGCGACATCGCCATCCTCATCGGCAGCAATACGCAGGAGCTGGGCGCCGATCGCAAGCCCGATACCGGCGCGGTGTTGGTGCGCGCGGTATTCGGCGCGAAGGCGCCCGCGGCGCTGGCCTGGTACGGTATTCGCGACGGCATCTCGCCGGCCGCCGATCCGGTGCTGGGCAGCGTGCCGACACAGCTCATGACGGATGCCTGGTTCCGTTGCCCGGCGCGCTGGCTGGCGCACCGCATGCGCGATGCCGGGACGCGCGTGTGGCGCTATGAATTCGGCTTCGGCGCGCCCGGCTCGGGCAAGCCGCCCGAGCACACCACCGAGATGGACTATGTGTATCACGCGCCGCAGGCGGGTTGGCCCCCGGTGCAGCGCTACTGGGCCAACTTCATTCGCAACGGCGACCCGAACGGCGACGGCCTGCCGGCGTGGCCGATGGTCGGGCCGGACGATGCGGCGCTGGCGATCGCGCCGCAGGGCATCGCGGCGGGGCATGGCGCACGCGCCGGCATCTGCGACCTGATGTTCGAGGGGCTGGCGTACCCGCCAGCGCCCATCATCCCGAACTAG